The Pseudomonadota bacterium genome has a window encoding:
- a CDS encoding glutaconate CoA-transferase translates to MTVSTDYTAQEIIVVAGAKILENNKIVFVGTGLPMVATLLAIHTHAPGLIPVFEAGAVGPPLKHGLPTSVGDSKTFTGASYLKGLNSAFELTQRGFADFGFIGGAEVDMYGNLNSTMMGDYPEGYLKPKVRLPGSGGASDMAASCERTILIVPHDKKKFNEKLSYMTSPGYLDGSPNARYKAGMQGKGPYRLITTKGIFDFEEKSKRMRLISIFPGETVESIQAATGFELLVADNVDQFAAPTAEEVRMIREEVDPLGIFVKRAA, encoded by the coding sequence ATGACAGTTTCAACAGATTACACCGCCCAGGAAATTATTGTTGTGGCGGGAGCAAAAATTCTGGAAAATAATAAAATAGTATTTGTCGGGACCGGCCTGCCAATGGTCGCTACTCTGCTGGCAATCCACACACATGCACCTGGCCTGATCCCGGTATTCGAGGCCGGAGCCGTTGGGCCTCCCCTTAAGCACGGTCTGCCCACTTCTGTTGGCGACTCAAAAACCTTCACCGGAGCATCTTACCTTAAAGGCTTAAACAGCGCCTTTGAGTTGACCCAGCGCGGTTTTGCCGATTTCGGCTTTATCGGCGGCGCTGAAGTTGATATGTACGGCAACCTTAACTCCACCATGATGGGTGATTACCCTGAAGGATACCTGAAACCTAAAGTACGGCTTCCGGGCAGCGGCGGTGCCAGTGACATGGCCGCTTCCTGCGAGAGAACCATCCTCATCGTTCCCCATGACAAAAAAAAGTTCAATGAGAAGCTGTCGTACATGACCAGCCCCGGCTATCTTGATGGCAGTCCCAATGCACGATATAAAGCAGGTATGCAGGGCAAAGGTCCGTACCGTCTCATCACCACCAAAGGTATCTTCGATTTCGAAGAAAAAAGCAAAAGAATGCGTCTTATCAGTATATTTCCCGGCGAAACAGTGGAAAGCATTCAGGCAGCAACCGGTTTTGAACTGCTGGTAGCCGATAATGTCGACCAGTTTGCTGCACCTACAGCGGAAGAAGTACGGATGATCCGTGAGGAAGTCGATCCACTCGGAATTTTTGTAAAACGCGCTGCTTAA
- a CDS encoding CoA transferase subunit A — protein MEKNAKMFWTGLSPDEAREALVNKDKSMRDKRMTLKEAVSEFVKAGDNVGIGGFVNVRQPIAIVHEIIRQGFKDLILSFHSAGMAPELLAGAMMVRPDHCSIKRIELAYWGHEGFGLSQAWRYLAERGMIEFEDWSNYNMSARFKAGAMGLPFIPTRGPLGGDIRNTSRTKVIDCPFTGRPIALLPASNPNVALIHVQAADMYGNCIIRGTDATCAEIAMASAHTIVTCEQLVSHELLVTNPKDIMIPFPAIDAVVKVPFGAYPGACRRHYYFNSDHILEFLGLIAPICKGGSSDALKAWYDEFIFGVESFEDYIDKFQTKKLFADQAAESYNCERLA, from the coding sequence TTGGAAAAAAACGCTAAAATGTTCTGGACAGGTTTATCACCTGATGAGGCAAGGGAAGCTCTTGTCAATAAAGACAAGTCTATGAGAGACAAACGGATGACGCTGAAAGAGGCGGTGTCCGAATTCGTTAAGGCTGGAGACAATGTCGGTATCGGCGGTTTTGTTAATGTCCGTCAGCCCATTGCTATTGTTCACGAAATTATTCGTCAGGGTTTCAAAGATCTTATACTTTCTTTCCATTCGGCAGGCATGGCTCCTGAGCTTCTTGCCGGCGCAATGATGGTAAGGCCCGACCATTGTTCCATCAAACGGATCGAACTGGCGTACTGGGGCCATGAGGGCTTTGGCCTTTCCCAGGCCTGGCGTTATCTCGCAGAGCGTGGCATGATAGAGTTTGAAGACTGGAGCAATTACAATATGTCGGCCCGGTTCAAGGCCGGAGCCATGGGTTTACCTTTTATTCCGACCCGCGGACCGCTGGGTGGTGACATCCGCAACACCAGTCGTACCAAGGTCATTGACTGTCCCTTTACCGGACGTCCTATTGCTTTGCTTCCGGCCAGCAATCCTAATGTAGCTCTCATCCATGTACAGGCAGCCGACATGTATGGCAACTGCATTATCCGTGGAACAGACGCCACTTGTGCGGAAATCGCCATGGCTTCAGCTCATACCATTGTCACCTGCGAACAGCTTGTATCTCATGAGCTGCTTGTCACCAACCCCAAGGATATCATGATTCCTTTTCCGGCCATTGACGCGGTTGTCAAGGTGCCTTTCGGCGCTTATCCGGGAGCATGTCGACGTCATTATTATTTTAATAGCGACCACATCCTTGAATTTCTCGGTCTCATAGCTCCTATATGCAAGGGCGGATCATCTGACGCATTGAAAGCCTGGTATGATGAGTTTATCTTTGGTGTTGAAAGCTTTGAGGATTACATTGATAAATTCCAGACCAAAAAGCTGTTTGCCGATCAGGCAGCAGAGTCCTACAACTGCGAGCGATTGGCCTGA